Proteins from a single region of Haloplanus sp. GDY1:
- a CDS encoding adenylate kinase, producing the protein MSEPHVLLLGAPGAGKGTQSKRLADAFDIEHVTTGDALRANKDMDIGHMDTAYDTPRAYMEAGELVPDAVVNEIVKTALDSANGYVLDGYPRNLEQAEYLSEITDLDVAVFLDVSEPELVERLTGRRVCDECGANYHVEFNPPEEAGVCDECGGDLIQRDDDTEETVRERLRVYRENTAPVVEHYREEGVLVEVDGEGTPDEVFEAIREEVDAAT; encoded by the coding sequence ATGAGCGAGCCACACGTGCTGTTGCTCGGCGCACCGGGAGCGGGGAAGGGGACCCAGAGCAAGCGCCTCGCCGACGCGTTCGACATCGAACACGTCACGACGGGCGACGCGCTCCGCGCGAACAAGGACATGGACATCGGCCACATGGACACGGCGTACGACACGCCGCGGGCGTACATGGAGGCGGGCGAACTCGTGCCGGACGCGGTGGTCAACGAGATCGTCAAGACCGCGCTCGACTCCGCGAACGGCTACGTCCTCGACGGCTACCCCCGGAACCTCGAGCAGGCCGAGTACCTCTCCGAGATCACCGACCTCGACGTCGCCGTCTTCCTCGACGTGAGCGAGCCGGAACTCGTCGAGCGGCTCACCGGCCGCCGGGTCTGTGACGAGTGTGGCGCCAACTACCACGTCGAGTTCAACCCCCCCGAGGAGGCGGGGGTCTGCGACGAGTGTGGCGGCGATCTGATCCAGCGCGACGACGACACCGAGGAGACCGTCCGCGAGCGACTGCGGGTGTACAGGGAGAACACCGCACCGGTCGTCGAGCACTACCGCGAGGAGGGCGTCCTCGTCGAGGTGGACGGCGAGGGCACGCCCGACGAGGTGTTCGAGGCGATCCGCGAGGAAGTCGACGCGGCGACGTAG
- the icd gene encoding isocitrate dehydrogenase (NADP(+)), producing MSYDRVEVPDDGQAITVDEDTGELAVPSNPIIPIIYGDGIGKDVSPAAQQVLDAAAEATGRSINWMRLYAGESARERYDENLPEETVEAIREHRVAIKGPLTTPVGSGFRSLNVALRKKLDLYANMRPTYHLDGVPSPVTHPEKMDMVNFRENTEDVYAGIEWEAGTEEVEQVREFIEEEMGQTGIIHDGPVGIGVKPISEFGSKRLIRQAIDYAIENDRDSVTLVHKGNIMKFTEAAFRDWGYELAEEEYGEAVITEDVLWDEYDGEAPEGTVVVKDRIADNMLQQLLTRTEQYDVLAMPNLNGDYLSDAAGAQIGGLGIAPGANLGDGRVLAEPVHGSAPKYAGQDKVNPTAMILSGRIMLEQLGWEDAADLVRDAVEATISAGEVTYDLHRQIEGGTKLATSEYADAVVGRIEELA from the coding sequence ATGAGCTACGACAGAGTCGAGGTTCCCGACGACGGGCAGGCGATCACCGTCGACGAGGACACCGGCGAACTCGCCGTCCCGTCGAACCCGATCATTCCGATCATCTACGGCGACGGCATCGGGAAGGACGTCTCCCCGGCGGCCCAGCAGGTTCTCGACGCCGCCGCGGAGGCGACCGGGCGCTCGATCAACTGGATGCGGCTCTACGCCGGCGAATCCGCCCGCGAGCGGTACGACGAGAACCTGCCCGAGGAGACGGTCGAGGCCATCCGCGAACACCGCGTCGCGATCAAGGGGCCGCTCACGACGCCCGTCGGCTCCGGGTTCCGGTCGCTGAACGTCGCGCTCCGGAAGAAACTCGACCTCTACGCGAACATGCGGCCGACCTACCACCTCGACGGCGTCCCCTCGCCGGTCACCCACCCCGAGAAGATGGACATGGTCAACTTCCGGGAGAACACCGAGGACGTGTACGCCGGCATCGAGTGGGAGGCCGGCACCGAGGAGGTAGAGCAGGTCCGCGAGTTCATCGAGGAGGAGATGGGCCAGACGGGGATCATCCACGACGGTCCCGTCGGCATCGGGGTCAAGCCCATCTCCGAGTTCGGGAGCAAGCGCCTGATCCGGCAGGCCATCGACTACGCCATCGAGAACGACCGCGACTCCGTGACGCTCGTCCACAAGGGCAACATCATGAAGTTCACCGAGGCGGCGTTCCGCGACTGGGGCTACGAACTCGCCGAGGAGGAGTACGGCGAGGCCGTCATCACGGAAGACGTTCTCTGGGACGAGTACGACGGCGAGGCGCCCGAGGGGACCGTCGTCGTCAAGGACCGCATCGCGGACAACATGCTCCAGCAACTGCTCACCCGAACCGAGCAGTACGACGTGCTGGCGATGCCGAACCTCAACGGCGACTACCTCTCGGACGCCGCCGGCGCACAGATCGGTGGCCTGGGCATCGCGCCGGGCGCGAACCTCGGCGACGGGCGCGTGCTGGCCGAACCCGTCCACGGCTCCGCACCGAAGTACGCCGGTCAGGACAAGGTCAACCCCACCGCAATGATCCTCTCGGGCCGGATCATGCTCGAACAGCTGGGTTGGGAGGACGCCGCCGACCTCGTTCGCGACGCCGTCGAGGCGACCATCTCGGCGGGCGAGGTCACCTACGACCTCCACCGACAGATCGAGGGCGGCACCAAACTCGCCACCAGCGAGTACGCCGACGCCGTCGTCGGCCGGATCGAGGAACTGGCGTAG
- a CDS encoding metallophosphoesterase family protein encodes MIDTAGLNAALGDAHHRVDADAWDGIYVVGDVHGCLAELEGLLDRLAPGADDLVVFVGDLVRKGPDSAGVVDLVRSRDNFLTVRGNNEEKLLRGEKDIGLDDDALVWIADRPVAISWDGALVVHAGVDPRKPLAQHTVDDFETVRELGDGDYEPPFWYDAYEGSERVFFGHTPLDAPVVRESAVGLDTGCVYGGELTAYDRGRDRFVSVAPDRTVRERPARKFVTPRSPVVH; translated from the coding sequence ATGATCGACACCGCCGGGCTGAACGCCGCGCTGGGGGACGCACACCACCGGGTCGACGCCGACGCGTGGGACGGCATCTACGTCGTGGGCGACGTCCACGGCTGTCTGGCCGAACTCGAGGGGCTGCTCGACCGCCTCGCCCCCGGGGCCGACGACCTCGTGGTCTTCGTCGGCGACCTCGTTCGCAAGGGACCGGACAGCGCGGGCGTGGTCGACCTGGTCCGGTCGCGGGACAACTTCCTGACGGTCCGCGGGAACAACGAGGAGAAACTCCTGCGCGGGGAGAAGGACATCGGCCTCGACGACGACGCCCTGGTGTGGATCGCCGACCGCCCGGTGGCCATCAGCTGGGACGGCGCCCTGGTCGTCCACGCGGGCGTCGATCCGCGCAAGCCGCTGGCCCAGCACACCGTCGACGACTTCGAGACCGTGCGCGAACTCGGCGACGGCGACTACGAGCCGCCGTTCTGGTACGACGCCTACGAGGGCTCCGAACGCGTCTTCTTCGGTCACACGCCGCTCGACGCGCCGGTCGTCCGGGAGAGCGCCGTCGGCCTCGACACCGGCTGTGTCTACGGCGGCGAACTCACCGCCTACGACCGGGGGCGCGACCGGTTCGTGAGCGTCGCGCCCGACCGCACCGTACGGGAGCGCCCCGCCAGGAAGTTCGTCACGCCGCGGTCCCCGGTCGTCCACTAG
- the map gene encoding type II methionyl aminopeptidase codes for MSVGSLDEETVEKYRRAGDALRTVLDEAAAMIEPGVTHLEVAEHAEARIEELADGPAFPVNISVDEEASHSTPGRDDDAEFGEEMVCLDVGVHVDGYIADAATTVDLSGNPELVEAAEEALDVAVDAVAPGVDTGTIGAEIEDVIRGYGYTPVLNLSGHGVEQWDAHTAPSVPNRGVEHGAELAVGDVIAIEPFATDGRGKVSEGNTEEIYGLERERSVRNRQARQILETITEEYRTLPFAARWFDVPRAEMALRRLKQQDVIHGYPVLKEEEGCLVSQAEHTLVVTEDGCEITTA; via the coding sequence ATGAGCGTTGGATCCCTCGACGAGGAGACCGTCGAGAAGTACCGTCGGGCCGGCGACGCGCTGCGAACCGTCCTCGACGAGGCAGCGGCGATGATCGAACCGGGCGTGACCCACCTCGAAGTCGCGGAACACGCCGAGGCACGGATCGAGGAACTGGCCGACGGCCCCGCCTTCCCCGTCAACATCAGCGTCGACGAGGAGGCCAGCCACTCGACGCCCGGCCGGGACGACGACGCCGAGTTCGGCGAGGAGATGGTCTGTCTCGACGTCGGCGTCCACGTCGACGGCTACATCGCCGACGCCGCGACGACGGTCGACCTCTCGGGCAACCCCGAACTCGTGGAGGCCGCCGAGGAGGCACTCGACGTCGCCGTCGACGCCGTCGCCCCCGGCGTCGACACGGGCACGATCGGCGCCGAAATCGAGGACGTGATCCGGGGGTACGGCTACACGCCCGTCCTCAACCTCTCGGGACACGGCGTCGAGCAGTGGGACGCCCACACGGCGCCGAGCGTCCCCAACCGCGGCGTCGAACACGGGGCCGAACTCGCCGTCGGCGACGTCATCGCCATCGAACCCTTCGCCACGGACGGCCGCGGCAAGGTGAGCGAGGGGAACACGGAGGAGATCTACGGGCTCGAACGCGAACGCTCGGTGCGCAACCGACAGGCCCGACAGATCCTCGAGACCATCACGGAGGAGTACCGGACGCTCCCCTTCGCCGCCCGGTGGTTCGACGTGCCGCGCGCGGAGATGGCGCTCCGTCGCCTCAAACAGCAGGACGTCATCCACGGCTATCCGGTGTTGAAAGAGGAGGAGGGTTGCCTCGTCAGCCAGGCCGAACACACCCTCGTCGTCACCGAAGACGGGTGTGAGATCACGACCGCCTAG
- a CDS encoding HIT family protein: MDRLFAPWRIEWVTRDDTDEVDGCPFCVLPDRDDDRADRIVARSDHTFVILNNAPYNPGHAMVIPDRHDGDYRALDGDELLDHARLKQRTIDAMEAALDPDALNVGLNLGGGPAGGSIDDHLHTHVVPRWDGDTNFMPVVADTKVVVEAIDDTYDHLHGAFADQPDAAVSGEDRAVSLSLLD; encoded by the coding sequence ATGGACCGACTGTTCGCCCCGTGGCGCATCGAGTGGGTGACCCGCGACGACACCGACGAGGTCGACGGCTGTCCGTTCTGTGTCCTCCCCGACCGGGACGACGACCGGGCCGACCGCATCGTCGCCCGGAGCGATCACACCTTCGTCATCCTCAACAACGCCCCCTACAACCCCGGCCACGCCATGGTGATCCCCGACCGACACGACGGGGACTACCGCGCGCTCGACGGCGACGAACTGCTGGATCACGCCCGACTCAAGCAACGGACGATCGACGCCATGGAGGCGGCACTCGATCCCGACGCCCTCAACGTGGGTCTCAACCTCGGCGGCGGCCCGGCCGGTGGCTCCATCGACGACCACCTCCACACCCACGTCGTGCCGCGGTGGGACGGCGACACCAACTTCATGCCCGTCGTCGCGGACACCAAGGTCGTCGTCGAGGCCATCGACGACACCTACGACCACCTCCACGGGGCCTTCGCCGACCAGCCCGACGCGGCGGTCTCCGGCGAGGACCGGGCGGTCTCCCTCTCACTTCTAGATTAG
- a CDS encoding cation diffusion facilitator family transporter → MPEDRTAFLKASWVNVASNVLKIGVEGTLGVLSGSLALMADAAHSVADLLASAVVLVWGRFVYDDPDASHPHGHERFEPLSALFVGGVLVLLGLKLLYDSGNALLTGSGAEYSAILVAGLLFALVDRYACYWYTRLVNRDVGSPSLRALAADSKNDVYTTLAAVVGVGGMALGYPIFDPIAGGVVSLLVIYQGVEISRENIRYLSDGAPPAEERDRIEAAIRSHPEVRGVHDFVAYYSGHVIEVEFHAEVDDGLSLAEAHDLETELRERVREIEPVSDVHVHLDPAGLGEWKDASDRSSASTTAR, encoded by the coding sequence ATGCCCGAGGACCGAACCGCCTTCCTCAAGGCGTCGTGGGTCAACGTCGCCTCGAACGTCCTCAAGATCGGCGTCGAAGGGACGCTGGGCGTCCTCTCGGGGAGCCTCGCACTCATGGCCGACGCCGCCCACTCGGTCGCCGACCTCCTCGCGAGCGCCGTCGTCCTCGTCTGGGGCCGGTTCGTCTACGACGACCCCGACGCCTCCCACCCACACGGTCACGAGCGGTTCGAACCCCTCTCGGCCCTGTTCGTCGGCGGCGTGCTCGTCCTCCTCGGCCTGAAACTCCTCTACGACTCCGGGAACGCCCTCCTCACCGGCTCCGGCGCCGAGTACAGCGCCATCCTGGTTGCCGGTCTCCTCTTCGCGCTCGTCGACCGCTACGCCTGTTACTGGTACACTCGCCTCGTCAACCGGGACGTGGGGTCGCCGAGCCTTCGCGCCCTCGCCGCCGACAGCAAGAACGACGTGTACACCACGCTCGCCGCCGTCGTCGGCGTCGGGGGCATGGCGCTCGGCTACCCCATCTTCGACCCCATCGCCGGCGGCGTCGTCAGCCTCCTGGTCATCTACCAGGGGGTCGAGATCTCCCGGGAGAACATCCGGTATCTCTCCGACGGCGCCCCGCCCGCCGAGGAGCGCGACCGGATCGAGGCGGCCATCCGCTCGCATCCCGAGGTCCGGGGCGTCCACGACTTCGTCGCCTACTACTCCGGCCACGTCATCGAGGTGGAGTTCCACGCCGAGGTCGACGACGGCCTCTCGCTGGCCGAGGCCCACGACCTCGAGACGGAACTCCGGGAGCGGGTCCGCGAAATCGAACCCGTCTCCGACGTGCACGTCCACCTGGACCCCGCCGGCCTCGGGGAGTGGAAGGACGCCTCCGACCGCTCCTCGGCGTCGACGACCGCCCGCTAG
- a CDS encoding PadR family transcriptional regulator — MKWLRSGLRRDVCVVVASEGSPTAQECKAALEARYDDRIDPGTFYGALGTLVEKGHLIETQDGIHDRYELTEAGERTLRDHYDWVETALD; from the coding sequence ATGAAGTGGCTCCGGAGCGGCCTCCGGCGGGACGTCTGCGTCGTCGTCGCGAGCGAGGGATCGCCGACTGCCCAGGAGTGCAAGGCGGCGCTCGAAGCCCGCTACGACGACCGGATCGACCCCGGAACCTTCTACGGCGCGCTCGGAACCCTGGTCGAGAAGGGCCACCTGATCGAGACGCAAGACGGCATCCACGACCGCTACGAACTCACCGAGGCGGGCGAGCGGACGCTTCGCGATCACTACGACTGGGTGGAGACGGCGCTGGACTAG
- a CDS encoding tRNA (N(6)-L-threonylcarbamoyladenosine(37)-C(2))-methylthiotransferase encodes MARYHIETYGCTANRGESRTIERRLRDGGHHPADGPEDADVAILNTCTVVEKTERNMLRRAAELESETGDLVVTGCMALAQGEAFDEAGVDAQVVHWDEVPEAAMNGECPTTTPDAEPVLDGVVGILPIARGCMSDCSYCITKRATGRIDSPPVEENVEKARALVHAGATELRITGQDTGVYGWDRNQGESLLPELLDRICDVDGDFRVRVGMANPKGVHGVREELADTFAENEELYNFLHAPVQSGSNDVLGDMRRQHRVEEFLEVVETFDDRLDRWTLSTDFIVGFPTETDADHEASMDLLRRTRPEKINVTRFSKRPGTDAADMKGLGGTVKKERSKAMSELKREVVGEVHESMVGERREVLAVRPGTGDSVKCRDDAYRQVIVRNADEYGIEPGDVVEVEITAHETMYVFGDPV; translated from the coding sequence ATGGCCCGCTACCACATCGAGACGTACGGGTGTACGGCCAACCGGGGCGAGAGCCGAACCATCGAGCGACGGCTCCGCGACGGCGGCCACCACCCCGCCGACGGCCCGGAGGACGCCGACGTGGCCATCCTCAACACCTGTACGGTCGTCGAGAAGACGGAGCGCAACATGCTCCGCCGGGCCGCGGAACTGGAGTCGGAGACGGGGGACCTGGTCGTCACGGGCTGTATGGCCCTGGCGCAGGGCGAGGCGTTCGACGAGGCGGGCGTCGACGCGCAGGTCGTCCACTGGGACGAGGTGCCCGAGGCGGCGATGAACGGCGAGTGCCCCACCACCACCCCGGACGCCGAACCCGTCCTCGATGGCGTCGTCGGCATCCTCCCCATCGCCCGCGGCTGCATGAGCGACTGCTCGTACTGCATCACCAAGCGGGCGACGGGGCGGATCGACTCGCCGCCGGTCGAGGAGAACGTCGAGAAGGCGCGAGCGCTCGTCCACGCGGGCGCGACGGAACTCCGGATCACCGGCCAGGACACCGGCGTCTACGGCTGGGACCGCAACCAGGGCGAGAGCCTCCTGCCCGAACTGCTCGACCGCATCTGCGACGTCGACGGCGACTTCCGGGTGCGCGTGGGGATGGCGAACCCGAAGGGCGTCCACGGGGTCCGCGAGGAACTCGCGGACACCTTCGCCGAGAACGAGGAGCTCTACAACTTCCTGCACGCTCCGGTCCAGTCGGGATCGAACGACGTGCTGGGGGACATGCGCCGCCAGCACCGTGTCGAGGAGTTCCTGGAGGTGGTCGAGACGTTCGACGACCGCCTCGACCGCTGGACGCTCTCGACGGACTTCATCGTCGGCTTCCCCACCGAGACGGACGCGGACCACGAGGCGAGCATGGACCTCCTGCGCCGGACCCGCCCGGAGAAGATCAACGTCACCCGCTTCTCGAAGCGGCCGGGGACCGACGCCGCCGACATGAAGGGGCTCGGCGGGACGGTGAAAAAGGAGCGCTCCAAGGCGATGTCGGAACTGAAACGCGAGGTGGTGGGCGAGGTTCACGAGTCGATGGTGGGCGAGCGACGCGAGGTGCTCGCGGTGCGGCCGGGCACCGGCGACTCGGTGAAGTGTCGCGACGACGCCTACCGGCAGGTGATCGTCCGAAACGCCGACGAGTACGGGATCGAACCCGGCGACGTCGTCGAGGTGGAGATCACCGCCCACGAGACGATGTACGTCTTCGGTGACCCGGTATGA
- the deoC gene encoding deoxyribose-phosphate aldolase, with product MDRADFAARIDHTVLGPETTLADAERVVASATEYGTNACVPPCYVAEVREGAPDVTLATVIGFPHGQNDPAVKREEAVEAWEDGADELDVVLNVGRLTAGDDAAVIDELAELVAAVPTPVKVIVEAPLLTDAEKRRAAEAAVEADADYLKTGTGFAGPATTADVELLAEYLPVKASGGIDTTEEALAMLSAGAARIGASAGVALVEGFE from the coding sequence ATGGACCGTGCCGACTTCGCCGCGCGCATCGATCACACCGTCCTCGGCCCGGAGACGACGCTCGCCGACGCCGAGCGGGTCGTCGCGTCGGCGACCGAGTACGGCACGAACGCCTGCGTACCCCCGTGTTACGTGGCGGAGGTGCGCGAGGGCGCGCCGGACGTGACGCTCGCGACGGTGATCGGCTTCCCGCACGGTCAGAACGACCCCGCGGTGAAACGCGAGGAGGCGGTCGAGGCGTGGGAGGACGGCGCGGACGAACTCGACGTGGTGTTGAACGTCGGGCGCCTGACGGCCGGGGACGACGCCGCCGTGATCGACGAACTGGCGGAACTCGTGGCGGCGGTGCCGACGCCGGTGAAGGTCATCGTCGAGGCGCCGCTGCTGACGGACGCCGAGAAGCGGCGAGCGGCGGAGGCGGCCGTCGAGGCCGACGCCGACTACCTCAAGACGGGGACCGGGTTCGCGGGGCCGGCGACGACGGCGGACGTGGAACTGCTCGCGGAGTACCTCCCGGTGAAGGCGAGCGGCGGGATCGACACGACCGAGGAGGCGCTCGCGATGCTCTCGGCGGGTGCAGCGCGCATCGGCGCGTCGGCGGGCGTCGCGCTGGTCGAGGGGTTCGAGTAG
- a CDS encoding DUF63 family protein produces the protein MALLPDGFALPPLPYLLALLLALAAVSGLLSRRRPPVTGRLVLAATPWMVLGSALHVLYVLGTLPAAVRPLAGTPAVYLTVAVLAGATWLAAASTTRDTPSLVAAAGAAVFLPVVGAVLAAGLDRGSLRLAPSVGILAASALVAAGAWALLRRLRPGVAVTGRVGALAVAGHALDGVSTAVGVDLLGFGERTPLSALVLEFAASLPTAPLLGSGWLFVLVKLGVAGAVVALLTETVREAPTEGRLLLGFVAAVGLGPGVHNVLLFAVA, from the coding sequence ATGGCGCTCCTCCCCGACGGGTTCGCCCTCCCGCCGCTCCCCTACCTCCTCGCGCTCCTCCTCGCCCTCGCCGCCGTCTCCGGCCTGCTCTCCCGTCGCCGCCCGCCCGTGACCGGCCGACTGGTCCTCGCCGCGACGCCGTGGATGGTCCTCGGCTCCGCGCTCCACGTCCTCTACGTCCTCGGGACCCTCCCCGCGGCGGTTCGCCCCCTCGCCGGCACCCCGGCGGTCTACCTCACCGTCGCCGTCCTCGCGGGGGCGACGTGGCTCGCCGCCGCGTCGACGACCCGCGACACCCCCTCGCTCGTGGCCGCCGCCGGCGCCGCCGTCTTCCTGCCCGTCGTCGGTGCCGTCCTCGCCGCGGGCCTCGACCGTGGCTCGCTCCGTCTCGCCCCCTCCGTCGGCATCCTCGCCGCCTCGGCGCTCGTCGCCGCGGGCGCCTGGGCGCTGCTCCGCCGTCTCCGCCCGGGGGTGGCGGTTACGGGCCGGGTCGGCGCCCTCGCCGTCGCCGGGCACGCCCTCGACGGCGTCTCGACCGCCGTGGGGGTCGACCTCCTCGGCTTCGGGGAGCGCACCCCGCTCTCCGCGCTCGTCCTCGAGTTCGCGGCGTCGCTGCCGACCGCCCCCCTGCTCGGCAGCGGGTGGCTGTTCGTCCTCGTGAAACTCGGCGTCGCCGGCGCGGTGGTCGCGTTGCTGACCGAGACGGTCCGCGAGGCGCCGACCGAGGGCCGACTCCTGCTCGGATTCGTCGCCGCCGTCGGACTGGGCCCGGGCGTCCACAACGTCCTGCTGTTCGCGGTGGCCTGA
- a CDS encoding ArsR/SmtB family transcription factor, which translates to MEARLWYVLTGTRGGVNRIRLLRLLDERPRNANQLADELDLHYETVQHHLGVLVDNDVLRSSGDDYGAVYLPTPQAEAHWDLIEEIIEQVD; encoded by the coding sequence ATGGAGGCTCGGCTCTGGTACGTGTTGACCGGAACGCGGGGCGGGGTCAACCGTATCAGGCTGCTTCGACTGCTCGACGAGCGGCCGCGGAACGCCAACCAGCTGGCCGACGAACTCGACCTCCACTACGAGACCGTCCAGCACCACCTCGGCGTGCTGGTCGACAACGACGTGCTTCGGAGTAGCGGCGACGACTACGGGGCGGTGTACCTGCCGACGCCGCAGGCCGAGGCTCACTGGGACCTGATCGAGGAGATCATCGAACAGGTGGACTGA
- a CDS encoding ferritin-like domain-containing protein has protein sequence MTEPDSSQSTGRIESILATLRGESAASRRSFLRRSAAAGAGALALSVAGSNAALAHDVADDDTSDVDVLNFALTLEHLEHAFYRDGLERFDERAFRGAETLQGLAYRMRQDIRPNFETIRDHEKTHVDTLTAVVEDLGGEPVAEACYDFGLEDVDDFIAVAGVLENTGVSAYDGAIATIQRADLLTAGATIATVEARHASYLNTLNDRDPFPAAFDEASSESDVLDAAGGFIVDC, from the coding sequence ATGACGGAACCGGATTCCAGTCAGTCGACGGGACGCATCGAATCGATACTCGCCACCCTCCGCGGCGAATCCGCGGCGTCGCGACGGTCGTTCCTGCGGCGGTCGGCGGCGGCCGGTGCGGGGGCACTCGCCCTCTCGGTCGCGGGGTCGAACGCGGCGCTGGCCCACGACGTCGCGGACGACGACACCAGCGACGTCGACGTGTTGAACTTCGCGCTCACGCTCGAACACCTCGAACACGCGTTCTACCGTGACGGCCTGGAGCGGTTCGACGAGCGGGCGTTCAGAGGGGCCGAGACGCTCCAGGGTCTGGCCTACCGGATGCGCCAGGACATCCGGCCGAACTTCGAGACGATCCGCGACCACGAGAAGACCCACGTCGACACGCTGACCGCGGTCGTCGAGGATCTCGGCGGGGAGCCGGTGGCCGAGGCGTGTTACGACTTCGGCCTGGAGGACGTCGACGACTTCATCGCCGTGGCGGGCGTGCTGGAGAACACCGGGGTGTCGGCGTACGACGGCGCCATCGCGACCATCCAGCGCGCGGACCTGCTGACCGCGGGCGCGACCATCGCCACCGTCGAGGCGCGACACGCCTCGTATCTGAACACCCTCAACGATCGGGATCCGTTCCCGGCGGCGTTCGACGAGGCGTCGAGCGAGAGCGACGTGTTGGACGCGGCGGGCGGGTTCATCGTCGACTGTTGA
- a CDS encoding nucleoside phosphorylase, whose translation MAIQPHLRVDEGDVHDVALLPGDPGRVERIADHCDAVEELAHNREYRLLNAEYAGEPLTICSTGVGSPSAAIALEELAAVGVGTVIRPGTTGALQAGVEIGDMVVATGAAKEEGTTKRYERVEYPAVPDFEVVRALTDAAEAADEDVHVGPIVTDDAFYAETDDYVEDWEAAGLLAVEMEAAALFALARRKGLRAGAVCTVDGNLVRGTQKGTGDVTEDELPPKARNNVERMIDLALDAAATLA comes from the coding sequence ATGGCCATCCAGCCTCACCTGCGGGTCGACGAGGGCGACGTCCACGACGTGGCGCTCCTGCCCGGCGACCCGGGACGCGTCGAGCGGATCGCCGACCACTGCGACGCCGTCGAGGAACTCGCCCACAACCGCGAGTACCGGCTCCTCAACGCCGAATACGCGGGCGAACCCCTGACGATCTGTTCGACCGGCGTGGGGTCGCCCTCGGCGGCCATCGCGCTGGAGGAACTCGCGGCCGTCGGCGTCGGGACGGTGATCCGACCGGGGACGACCGGCGCGCTCCAGGCCGGCGTCGAAATCGGCGACATGGTGGTCGCCACCGGCGCCGCCAAGGAGGAGGGGACGACCAAGCGCTACGAGCGGGTCGAATACCCCGCAGTCCCCGACTTCGAGGTGGTTCGTGCGCTGACCGACGCCGCCGAGGCGGCCGACGAGGACGTCCACGTCGGCCCCATCGTCACCGACGACGCCTTCTACGCCGAGACGGACGACTACGTCGAGGACTGGGAGGCCGCCGGCCTCCTCGCAGTGGAGATGGAGGCGGCCGCCCTGTTCGCGCTGGCGCGCCGGAAGGGGCTGCGTGCCGGCGCGGTCTGTACCGTCGACGGCAACCTCGTCAGGGGCACCCAGAAGGGCACCGGCGACGTCACCGAGGACGAACTCCCGCCGAAGGCCCGGAACAACGTCGAGCGGATGATCGACCTGGCGCTCGACGCCGCCGCGACGCTCGCCTGA